The genomic segment ACCTGCATCATCTCGACGTACCCGGACGGCGTGGACGCGACGAGCTCGTCGTGGTACTGCATGCGTCCCGTTTTCCAGAGCTCGGTGATGCGCGCCGCGGTGCTCGCCCCGATCCCGCCGATCTCGGTCAGCTTCCCCTCGGCGACGAGCGCGCCGAGGTCCGCGGCTCCCTCGACCGCGCGCGCGGCGTTCTCGTACGCGCGGATCTTGAAGGAGTTCTCCCCCTTCAGCTCGAGGAGGAGCGCGATCTCCTCGAGCGCGCGCGCGACGTCATGCTTGTCCACGTGGGGATCCGTCCGATCCCGCCCGGATCAGGCGAGGTCTTCGAGGGGGCGGCGGCCCGAGAACCCTTCGTCCACCGGGTGCCAGTGCTCGATCCGAGACTCCCCGCGGCGCCAGCAGAGGCACACGATGCGGCCTCCCGCCATCGTGTAGAAGTCCACGAGCCCCAGCTCGAGGTCGCGGATGATGCAGCCGAGTCCCGAGGTCCCCGCCAGGGTGTGGCGGAACCGGTCGATCCGCTCCGCCACGTCCCGCTCCCGGTCGCGGAGCGCCCGGACGTCCGGGCTCGACGTGGAGGCGCCGCTCGACTCGATCGCGGAGAGCACCTGGATCTCCCGTCGGAGGGAACTGATTTCGTGGCCCAGGGTAGTGAGGGTGTCGAGGGCCCGCTCGAGCTCGGGTAGAAGCGCGTTCGCTTCGTCGAGCGTGAAGATCTTGTTCCGGATGCGCTCCATGCAGGGATCAACCCTAGCATCGGCCGGGTGCGCTTGCAACCGACCACGGATTCTGCGAACCTGTCGCCAATGCCCGAAGACCACTCGATC from the Candidatus Eisenbacteria bacterium genome contains:
- a CDS encoding DUF2203 domain-containing protein codes for the protein MERIRNKIFTLDEANALLPELERALDTLTTLGHEISSLRREIQVLSAIESSGASTSSPDVRALRDRERDVAERIDRFRHTLAGTSGLGCIIRDLELGLVDFYTMAGGRIVCLCWRRGESRIEHWHPVDEGFSGRRPLEDLA